A section of the Fibrobacter sp. UWH6 genome encodes:
- the ilvD gene encoding dihydroxy-acid dehydratase, giving the protein MPKLRSLKTMEGREMAGARALWHATGTKVEDFGKPVICVVNSYTQFVPGHVHLKDVGQIVARAIEAAGGVAKEMSTIAVDDGIAMGHDGMLYSLPSRDLIADSTEYMANAHRADALVCISNCDKVTPGMLMAAMRLNIPAIFVSGGPMEAGHVTTKDGKDRALDLIDAMIDSADNSVSDEEVAAIEANACPTCGSCSGMFTANSMNSLTEALGLSLPGNGTIVATHSERKKLFEAAGKRIVELCHKYYDEGDESILPRSIATMDAFENAMRLDIAMGGSSNTVLHLLAVAQEAGVDFTMKDINRLSLNTPCICKVAPTVHNIHIEQVNRAGGIMGILGELDRMGLIHKNAKTVHAATMGEALEINDIVRGNATEEIKQRYLAGPGRKYNLVAFSQSTYYESLDLDREKGAIRDGAHAYTKDGGLAVLYGNLAQDGCIVKTAGVDESIWKFTGPAVVFESQEDAVNGILGDKVKAGDVVVIRYEGPKGGPGMQEMLYPTSYLKSRHLGKSCALLTDGRFSGGTSGLSIGHASPEAANKGNIGLVETGDVIEIDIPNRTINVQLTDDELAARRKAMEARGEKAWKPVSRDRVVSKALQAYAAMATSADKGAVRDLSLIGVK; this is encoded by the coding sequence ATGCCGAAACTTCGTTCGTTGAAGACTATGGAAGGCCGCGAAATGGCCGGTGCACGTGCCCTTTGGCACGCAACAGGTACCAAGGTGGAAGACTTTGGCAAGCCGGTGATTTGCGTTGTTAACAGCTATACCCAGTTTGTTCCGGGTCACGTTCATCTGAAGGACGTGGGTCAGATCGTTGCCCGCGCTATCGAAGCCGCCGGTGGTGTTGCCAAGGAAATGAGCACTATCGCCGTGGATGACGGTATCGCCATGGGTCACGACGGCATGCTTTACAGCCTCCCCTCTCGCGACCTCATTGCAGACTCTACCGAATACATGGCCAACGCCCACCGCGCCGACGCCCTGGTCTGCATCTCCAACTGCGACAAGGTGACCCCGGGTATGCTCATGGCCGCCATGCGCCTGAACATTCCTGCCATCTTCGTTTCTGGTGGCCCCATGGAAGCTGGTCACGTTACCACTAAGGACGGCAAGGATCGCGCTCTTGACCTGATCGACGCCATGATCGATTCTGCAGACAACTCCGTTTCTGATGAAGAAGTTGCCGCTATCGAAGCTAACGCCTGCCCCACTTGCGGTTCCTGCTCCGGCATGTTCACTGCAAACTCCATGAACTCCCTGACCGAAGCTCTTGGCCTTTCTCTCCCGGGCAACGGCACCATCGTCGCCACCCACTCCGAACGTAAGAAGCTGTTCGAAGCTGCCGGTAAGCGCATCGTGGAACTCTGCCACAAGTATTACGACGAAGGCGACGAAAGCATCCTGCCCCGTAGCATCGCTACCATGGACGCCTTCGAAAACGCAATGCGTCTGGACATCGCCATGGGCGGTTCCTCCAACACCGTGCTCCACCTCCTGGCTGTGGCTCAGGAAGCCGGCGTTGACTTCACCATGAAGGACATCAACCGTCTCTCCCTGAACACTCCTTGCATCTGTAAGGTTGCTCCCACCGTTCACAACATCCATATTGAACAGGTGAACCGCGCTGGCGGTATCATGGGCATCCTCGGTGAACTGGACCGCATGGGCCTCATCCACAAGAATGCAAAGACTGTTCACGCAGCAACCATGGGCGAAGCTCTTGAAATTAACGACATCGTCCGCGGCAACGCAACCGAAGAAATCAAGCAGCGTTACCTGGCAGGCCCCGGCCGCAAGTACAACCTGGTCGCTTTCAGCCAGAGCACCTACTACGAATCTCTGGATCTGGACCGCGAAAAGGGCGCAATCCGCGATGGCGCACACGCCTACACCAAGGACGGCGGTCTCGCAGTTCTGTACGGCAACCTGGCTCAGGACGGCTGCATCGTGAAGACTGCAGGCGTTGACGAATCCATCTGGAAGTTCACCGGTCCCGCAGTCGTGTTCGAATCTCAGGAAGACGCCGTGAACGGCATCCTTGGCGACAAGGTGAAGGCTGGCGACGTCGTTGTGATCCGCTACGAAGGTCCTAAGGGTGGTCCGGGCATGCAGGAAATGCTGTACCCCACATCTTACCTCAAGAGCCGTCACCTGGGCAAGAGCTGCGCTCTCCTTACCGACGGTCGCTTCTCTGGCGGTACCAGCGGTCTTTCCATCGGTCACGCTTCTCCGGAAGCCGCTAACAAGGGTAACATCGGTCTGGTGGAAACTGGCGACGTTATCGAAATCGATATCCCGAACCGCACCATCAACGTGCAGCTCACCGACGACGAACTCGCCGCTCGCCGCAAGGCTATGGAAGCTCGTGGCGAAAAGGCATGGAAGCCGGTTTCCCGTGACCGCGTAGTCTCTAAGGCACTCCAGGCATACGCCGCCATGGCCACCTCCGCAGACAAGGGCGCAGTCCGCGACCTGTC